CGAGGACAGCGCCTCGTCGGCGATCTGCGGGCAGATGAAGTGCACGTGGGCGTCGATCGCGCCGGCCGTGAGGATCCGCCCGTTGCCGGCGATGACCTCGGTCTCCGGGCCGATGACCAGGTCCGGGTGGACACCGTCCATGGTGTCGGGGTTGCCGGCCTTGCCGATCCCGGTGATCCGCCCGTCACGGATGCCGACGTCGGCCTTGACGATGCCCCAGTGGTCGATGATCACCGCACCGGTGATGACGGTGTCCGGCGTGCCCTGCGCGCGCGTGGCACGCGCCTGGCCCATGGACTCGCGGATGACCTTGCCGCCGCCGAACACGGCCTCGTCACCGGCGAGCCCGGGACCGCCGGAACGATCCTCCTCGATCTCCACCAGCAGATCGGTGTCGGCGAGCCGGATCCGGTCGCCGGTCGTCGGGCCGAACAGGTCGGCGTACGCGGCACGCGAGATCTCAGGCATCGAGGGCACCTCCGGTCTCCCCGCGCAGACCGGGCACGACACGGGCGCCGGTCAGCGGAACGAGTTCGACGTCGACGGGGATCCCGGGTTCGAAGCGCACGGCCGTGCCGGCGGCGACGTTCAGCCGCCTGCCGCGCGCGGCGGCGCGGTCGAACTCAAGGCCGGGGTTGGCCTCGGCGAAGTGGTAGTGGGAGCCGACCTGGACGGGCCGGTCGGCGGCGTTGAGGACGGTGAGCCGGGTGACCTCGCGGCCCTCGTTGTAGGCAATCGGGTCGTCGGCGAAGAGAATCTCTCCGGGAATCATCGAGACCTCTCTCAGACGATGGGCTCGTGGACGGTGACGAGCTTGGTGCCGTCCGGGAAGGTGGCCTCGACCTGGACGTCGTGGATCATCTCGGGGACGCCTTCCATGACGTCGTCCCGGGTGAGCAGTGTGCGTCCGGAGGACATGAGTTCGGCGACGGTACGGCCGTCACGGGCACCTTCGAGGATGTGCGACGTGATGAGGGCGACCGCCTCGGGGTGGTTGAGTCTGAGCCCACGGGCCCGGCGCTTCTCGGCCACGTCGGCCGCCACGTGGATCAGCAGCCTCTCTTGCTCGTGCGGGGTCAGTTGCACGTCCCACCTCACAGTCCTCGCTCCGGACCGTGCGGGGCCCGGTTGCCGCAGCCCCGGGGGAAAAGCCCTGGTGGCGTGGCGGCAGGCTAGTTGGACCGGGTTTCAGACACGTTAACCGAGCTGTGATCCTTCAGGCCGGTGAGCGGGGGTCCCGCATGCTCACCATCGCCCGCAGTCCGTCCCTCAGGGTCTCCGGAGGGATCTCCCCGAAGACGGCCATCTGGGCCGCGAAGCCCTGCGCGAGAGCGATCATCACGCGCGCCATGGCGTCGGGGTCGGCGTCCTCGGAGATCAGGCCGGCGTCCTTGTAGCCCTCCACGACCTTCACCCATGCGGCGCGGACCGTGGCGTAGCCGGTGTGAACCATGGCGGCCAGGTCCTCGTTGCGCAGGGTCTCGGTCCAGACCTGGAGCATGAGGCGGGGGAAGATCCACTCGCCGTTGTGCACCACTCCGGGCCTGACCTCCTTCAGGGTCGCGAGGAGCCGGGGGATCATCTCGTCGGGCAGCGGCGGCGGACTCTGTTCGGCCGCGCTCTCGAAGACGCCGCCCACTTCGTCGAGCACCTCGCCGACGATCGCCCCGATCAGCTCCTCCTTGCCGCTGAAGTAGCGGTATACGGCGCCGGCGGAGAGGCCGACCTCCTTCAGCACGTCCTGCATGGACGTGGCGTGGAAGCCGTTGCGGGCGAAGCACAGCGCGGCGCCGTCGAGGATCTGGCGGCGGCGGGCGTCGAGGTGTTCCTGGGTCACGCGGGCCATGGTCCACAAAGTAAAACGAATATTCATTCTTGACAAGCGACTACGGGCGGGCGCACGGTGGTGACAGGAAAAACGAACGATCCTTCTTTTTCATCGCCCGGCGCCGCCGTCTGCCGCTCACAGGAGATCCTCATGTCCGCCACCCCGACCCGCCGCCTGATCGCGGTCGTCGCCCTCGTGCCCGTCCTCGCGGCCCTGGCCCTGTGGGCCTTCGCCTGGCCGGCCGCCCGCACCGCACCCCGCGACCTGCCGCTGGGCGTGGCGGGGCCGCCCGCCGCGACGGCGCGGGTAGAGAAGCAGTTGGAGCAGCGCGAGGGGGCCTTCGAGATCCACCACTACGCCGACGGGGCCGCGGCCAGGGACGCCGTCGAGGACCGGACCGTGTACGGCGCGGTCGTGGTCACCCCCCAGGGCCCCGAACTGCTCACGGCGTCCGCCGCGGGGCCCGCCATCGCCCAGTTCCTCCAGCAGGCGGTGACACAGCAGGCCGCCGCCGAGGGCATACAGGTCAGGACGGTCGACGTCGTGGCCACCCCGGCGAGCGATCCGCGCGGCGCGGCGTTCAACGCCGCCGCGCTGCCCCTCGCCCTGGCCGGCATCGCGGCGGGCGCGGTGGTCACCGTGCTGGGGCTGCGCGGCGTCCGGGCCGTGACCGCACTCCTCGGCGCGTCCGCTCTGGTGGGCGTCGTCGCGGCCGGGATCGCGCACAGCTGGCTCGGGGCGCTGACGGGCGACTGGTGGACGGAGGCCGCCGTGCTCGGACTGTCGGCGCTGGCCGTCAGTGGCGCCGTCGCCGGGCTCGCCGCCCTGGTCGGCACCGCCGGCGTCGGGATCGCCGGAGCCGTGGTGATGCTCCTCGGCAACCCCTTCTCCGGCGCCGCCTCGGCACCGCAGATGCTGCCGGAGCCGGCCGGGGCGATCGGCCAGCGGCTGCCGCCGGGCGCGGGTACGACGCTGCTGCGCTCGGTGTCGTACTTCGACGGCGCGGCGGCGACCGGCCCCGCCCTGACCCTGACCTGGTGGGCGGCGCTGGGCCTGGGCGCGGTACTGCTCGGCAGTGCGCTCCGGGCGCGGAAGGCGCGCAGCGAGGCGGCGGCGGACGGACGGGAGCTCGCGGCAGTGGGCTGAGGCGCCGGCCCCGCAGAGAAATCGACGCAAATAAAAAGCGTCCGGACGGAGAACGACCGTGCACCCCCGCTGTAGCGGACGGGCGTGCACGGTTTCCGTCTCCCCGGGTTCCGGACTCCGGGCTACGTCGGCTCGGCCCCCCGGTGCTCCGCCGCGATCCCGAACCGCTGCCGTTCGCGAGGAGCGGACGCGACCTCGCGGACCGTGGAGACCGCGCTGATCACCTGCTCCTCCGTGGGCTCCGCGAGCTCCGCGCCCTCTTCGAGTCGCCGCAGGTCATCGGCTGAGACGAGGGCGACGAGGGGCTTGCCGTGCCGGGTGACGACGACGCGTTCACCGCCGTACACCACGCGGTTGATCAGGTCGGCGAGCTCAGCCCTGGCTTGCGTCACCGGAATCTCGTAGGCCATGTCTCCATCATAACGTCACGTACGTCCTGTACATTTTTTACAGAGACAGCTGTCGCCGGAGACGGCTCTGCCCGCGAGGAGGGGTTCACCATGACCCGACCGTCCGCCCGTTACGTGCTGCCCGAGTTCACCGAACGCACCGCGTCCGGGCAACGGACGATGGATCCTTACTCGAAGCTGCTGGAGGGGCGGATCGTCTTCCTCGGGGCGCCGGTGGACGAGACCTCGGCGAACGACGTGATGGCCCAGTTCATGTATCTCGAGCACCAGGCCCCCGACCGTGACATCTCGCTCTACATCAACTCCCCCGGCGGCACCTTCCACGCCTTGACGGCCATCTACGACACGATGCAGTACATCGCCTGTGACGTGGAGACGGTCTGCCTGGGCCAGGCCGGCGCGGCCGCCTCGGTGCTGCTGGCGGCGGGCACGCCGGGCAAGCGATCCGTGCTGCCGGACGCCCGTCTGGTGATCCATCAGCCCGCGCTGCCCGAGCCGGTCCGCGGGCAGGCCAGCGATCTGGCGATCCAGGCCGAGGAGTTGACGCGCGTGCGGACCCGGATGGAGGAGATGCTCGCGCGGCACACGGGCCGCACCCGGGAGCAGGTGAGCGCGGACATCGAACGCGACAAGGTCCTCACCGCCCAAGCGGCAGTGGAGTACGGCCTGGTGGACCGGATCGTCCCCAACCGCAAGGCCACCCTGGCCCCGCCGACCGGGGAGTGAGCCGCCGGTGCTCCCGCCCGAACTGCCGCCGCTGCCCGCGCTGACCCGCGCCGAGGCGGAGTTGATCGACCGTTACCTGGAGGTCGTCGACCTGCTCGGCCGGATCAACCCGGCGCTGCCCGGCGACACCTACCGCTCACTGCGCGCCGCCCAGGCCCTGGTCGGCAAGGCGACCGCGCTGCGTGACGCGTTGACCCTGATGCACCAGCGGGGTGAGACGGAACTGCACGCCGGCACACTCGGCCGGGCCCTGCGGGTGCTGGACGGCGAGCGGCGCACGGCCCGCCTCACCCTGCCCCCGGAATCCGTCAGTTGACGCGGATCCGTCGGCCCGGACGCCCGCCCTGTCGCAGGAGCGTCCGGGCCTGAGTCGAAACGGACCAAACGACGTACCCCTGTTCGGAGTAGACGGGAGTCCTTTTTTCGGGCCCTCACAGTTGCGCAACGCGCGTAGCCGAGGGGCGGAATGGGACATTCCATCGCTGGTCCGGCGGTCCATGGGCCCGTAGACGGTGGCTCGAACACAGACGTGTCCACCCGAACGGGCGAGTGGTGAGTAACAACACAAACCCCCGGTTCCGTTGGGATTTCCGGACATCCATGAGCCAAGATCCCTGACTGACGACAAGCCCCCGCCACAGCGGCGGGGCGGTCCGGGCGGACGCCGAGTCCTGCCGCCGCCTGGATGACCGGTCGACAGAAGTGGATCGGCAGGAGTGGAGGACCCAAGCACGACGGGTCGCCGGGACGGTCACGCCATGACCGGACCCGAGCAGCCCTTGGGGTGAAGCCGCGTCAGCGGCCGGGCAACTTCGCCAGCCCGAATCCGACAGGTCATCCTTCACAGGCGGCTGACGAAGGGTTGCGCATGACTGCGCTCAATCGTGTCCCGTCGCTCATGGTCCGGGCCGGTACGGCCTCGGCGCTCACCATCGCCGCGGTGGGCGGCTCGATCGTGGCCCCCGGCTTCTCCTCGGAGGCCTCGGCAGCCACCCATGGGACGAAGGCACTCCAGATCGCGGCCTCGAAAAAGGGCTCGCCCTACAGGTACGGGGCCACCGGCCCGCACCGGTTCGACTGCTCCGGCCTCACGCTGTACTCGTTCAAGAAGGCGGGCAAGAAGCTGCCCCGCACGGCGGCCCAGCAGTACAACAAGACGCGCCACATCTCCGCCAAGAACCGCAAGGCGGGAGACCTGGTGTTCTTCCACTCGGGCAGCAACGTGTACCACGTGGGCATCTACGCGGGTAAGAACAAGCTCTGGCACGCCCCGAAGAGCGGGGACGTGGTGCGGTTGCAGAAGATCTGGACCAAGAGCGTCTGGTACGGGCGCGTGAAGTGAACCGCGCGGCGTGCGGCGGCATCCCTGACCCGCCGCCGCACGCCGGAGCGTGACATGGTCTCAAGTGGTTACCCGTCACCCATGGCCGAGCACCGTCCCTGCACCGCACGCGGCGAGACCCCGCTGCAACGCGCCGACCGGAACTTCGTCGAGCTGCTCCAGGAACTCCGGGTCACCCAGACGGGCGTACAGATCCTGTTCGCTTTCCTGTTGTCGCTCGCGTTCACCTCGCGCTTCACGTCCCTCGACACGGTCCAGCGCGTCACCTACGTCATCACGCTGCTGCTGGCGGTCCTGGCCGCGGCGCTGTTCACCGCGCCGGCCGCACTGCACCGCTCGCTCTTCCAGCAGGGCGCCAAGCCCCGCATCGTGCAGGTCTCCTCACGACTGGCCACCACCGGCCTGATCGTGCTGGTGTTCGCGTTCAGCGGTTCCGTGCTGCTGGTGGTGGATGTGACGACCAGTCGGACCGGCGGCATCGCCGCGGGCGCGGCGACGTTCCTGGTCTGCGTCGGCCTGTGGGGGCTGCTCCCGCGACTGGTGCGGCGGACCGGGCTGCGGGAAGAGACGCACGGCAGCCCCGGGCGGCCGGAAGCCACCGTCGAGGAGCCTGCGTCCCAGGGCACCGCCCGGGTCCCCGCGCCGCTGGGCGGCACCATCAGGCAGCCCTCAGGGGTTCGAGAAGGAGCAGCACACCGAGAAGCGTCAGCGCGGCGCCGGTGACCCCCTCGACGGCCCGCGCGGCACGCGGTTCCCGCAGCCACCGGCCGAGCCGGTCCACCAGCAGCGCCACGGCCGGGAACCACAGCAGGGCGAGGACCACCACGATCAGCGCCAGCAGCAGCGTGCGGGGCAGCACGGGACTGCCCGCGGGCACGAACTGCGGCAGCAGGCTGAGGAAGGTGATGGGCGCTTTCGGGTTCAGGGCGTTCGTGACGAAGCCCTGCCGCAGGGGACGCGCGGCGGACGAGACGGTCCCGGTGGCTTCGGCGGCGACGGCACGGGGCCGGCGCAGCGACCACAGCGTGCGCACCCCCAGGTACAGGACATAGCCGCCGCCCAGCACCTGGAGCGCGCGGAACAGCGCGGGCACGGCGGCCAGGACCGCGGCGACGCCGGCCACGGCCAGCGCGGTGTGCAGGAGCAGCCCGCCCGCGATGCCGAGCGCGCAGGCGACGCCGGCCCGGCGGGAGACCAGGGCGTTGCGCACGACGACGGTGAAGTCGGCGCCCGGCATGGCGACCATGCCCGCCGCCACCCCGGTGAAGGCGATGAGTTGTGCGTCCATACGGCCAGCCTGCCGGGCTGAAGCCTTCAGCAGGTATGTCGAATATCCTGAGCAGGCCTTAAGCATCGCTTTGGTCTGTGGAGGTCAGCGGCATGTACGACCCGACCCGGCTCGCGGCGCTGGTCGCCGTCGCGGAGGCCGGATCCATCACCCGGGCCGCCGAGCGCCTCGGTTACACCCCGCCCGCGCTCTCCCAGCAACTGGCCAAGCTGGAGCGGGAGGCGGGCTCGGCGCTGCTGGTCCGGCATCACCGCGGGGCGCGGCTGACGGGCGCGGGCGAGTTGCTGGTGGCACGGGCCCGGCGCGTGCTGGACGAGCTGGAGCTGGCCCGCCACGAACTGGCCCGGCTGGCGGGTCTGTCCGGTGGCGTCCTGCGGCTCGGGACGTTCCAGACGGCGGGCATCCATCTGCTGCCGCCGGTGCTCAGCGCGTTCCGCCGGGCCCACCCGGATGTGGAGCTGTCCGTCGCCGACTACGAACCGCCGGCCGGTGTCACGGCCGTGGCCGCCGGTGAGATCGACCTGGCCCTGACGCACACGTACCAGCCCGGCGACGCCCTTGCGCTCCCAGCCTCCGTGCGCGTGGATCCGGTCCTGGTCGAGGAACTGGTTCTGGTGACCGCCCCGGGTCATGCCCTGGCCGACGGCGCGTCCAGGCTTCCGCTGTCGGAACTGGCGGGTCAGCCGCTGATCAGCATGGCGCCGGAGCATCCGTCCCGGCAGGGGGTGGAAGCGGCGCTCGCCCGGGCCGGGGCCAGCCCGTCGGTACTGGTGTCGACGCCCGGGTACGCGCTGGTGTGCGCGCTGGTCAGCGCGGGGCTCGGGGTGGGTGTCGTACCGGAGATGGTGGCGCGGACATCGGTCACGCCGGTCGGGGTGCGTCCGCTCGGGGCGGGTGAGCTGCGCCGTACGATCTCGGTCGCCTACCGGGGCGAGGAGGCGGCGCCCGCCGTGGAGGCCTTCCGGGCCCTGCTGCGCGGGGTGTTCGGCCGCGCGCGGCACACGTCACAGACGCGTTGAGATCACGGCTCCTGCTGCCCCGCCGCCGTCACGGGCCGGGCCGGGACGGTCCACGGGAGTTCGATCGAGATGGTCTTGCCGCCCTCGCGGGTGGGGCGGATCCTGAGCCTGCCGCCGTACTCCGCCGTCAGCCAGCGGATGATGACGAGGCCGCGGCCGTTGTCCTGCTGGACGGCGGCGGGCAGGCGTCTGGGAAGTCGTGGATGGCTGTCCGTGACGCCGATGCGCAAGTGTTCGTCGCGGTCGAGTTCGACATCCACCGTGAACGTGGGCGACTGCCCGAAGGTGTGCTGGACGGCGTTGGTGGCGAGTTCGGAGATGATCAGCCGGATGGACTCGGACACTTCCGTGTCCGTCGGCAGGCCCCACTCCGCCAGCGTGCCCACCACGTAGGCGCGCGCCGCGGAGACCGAGGCGGGATCGCTCGGCAGAGTGACGGATGCTTCCAAATGGTCTGCCATGGCGACGTCGTCCCTTTCCCACGGGACCGCAGTCCGACACGGAGCGGAAGGTTCGAGTACGGTCCCGGACTGGTGCTTCGTCGCCAGAGTGCCACCAGAACACCCCTGAAGGGCGGCGATCCACCAAGATATGCATATATCTGTCGCTCAAAGCGGTGAACTCTACGACGCGAGACCGTATTTGGGTGGCTCGGAAGGAGTAAGGAGTAGCCCATGCAGCACGGTCCCGCGGTGCGCCGCCGGAAACTGGGCGCCGAACTTCGCGCGCTGCGCACCTCGGCGGGGCTCACCAGCGGTGAGGCGGCCCGTCTGGTGGGCTGGCACCAGTCGAAGGTCAGCCGAATCGAGACGGGCACGAGCGGGGTGAAGCCGGCCGATGTGCGGTTACTTCTCGACGCGTACGCCGTGGCGGACACACAACTGCGCGAGTTGCTCATGGTGTTGGCGGGTTCCGAGGACAGCGGCGGGCGGCACCACTGGTGGCACGCCTACCGCGGGGTGCTGCCGCCGACCTACCGGGACTTCATCAGCCTGGAGTCCCAGGCCGGCGCGATGCGCACGCTGGAGACCACCGTCGTCCCGGGGCTGCTCCAGACGCCCGAGTACGCCCGTGCGGTGACGAAGGCCGCGGTTGAGGGCCTGTCGGAGGACCGGCTCGACACGCTGGTCGAGGTGCGTCTGGCCCGGCAGGACGTGCTGCGCGCGGATCCGCCGCTGGAGCTGAGCGCCGTCCTGGACGAGGCGGTGCTGCGACGGGAGGTGGGCGGGCCCGGGGTCATGGCCCGGCAGCTGGAACGGCTGGTGGAGGCGGCGCGGCTGCCCCAAGTGCGGCTTCAGGTACTGCCGTTCGCCGCCGGGGCGCATATCGGCGTCACTGGCCCTTTCGTTATCTTCTCATTTTCGAGCACTTCTGATCTGGATGTGGTTGTTCTCGACCACTTGACGAGTAGCCTCTACCTCGAACGGAAAGAAGACCTCCAGGCCTACACGGAGGCCTTCAACGCCCTTCAGATCCACGCCCTTTCGCCCGAGGACTCGTTGGATTTCATCGCCGGGACAGCCGCCGGCGCGTAAGGAGGCACCATGCGTGCACTGCCTCGTCACGTCCCCTCAAGCATCGAACTGCACGGTGTGCGGTGGTTGCGCAGCAGCTACAGCACCGGCGCGAACAACTGCGTCGAGACCGCGTGTCCGGACACCCCGCCCTGGGCCGGACTGCTCGCCGTGCGCGACTCCAAGGCCCCGGCCGGGCCCGCGCTGTTCTTCTCCCCGAAGAGCTGGGCGGAGTTCACGGCCGCGGTCGACCGCATCTGAGCCGATACCCGACCACTCCTGATCAGTCCGTCGTCGAGCGACGCACGGCCGTGTCACGCCGACTCATGGCCGCGTCTCGCCGATCAGTCGTACAGCGCGTTCGATCTGTTCGCCGGTCAGGTCCGCGCGGGCGGTCAGCCTGAGCCGTGAGATGCCGTCGGGCACGGAAGGAGGACGGAAGCAGCCCACGGCCAGGCCCGCCGCGCGGCACTCGGCCGCCCAGCGCACGGCGCCCTCGGGGGAGGGCGCCCGCA
The genomic region above belongs to Streptomyces coeruleorubidus and contains:
- a CDS encoding urease subunit beta; translated protein: MIPGEILFADDPIAYNEGREVTRLTVLNAADRPVQVGSHYHFAEANPGLEFDRAAARGRRLNVAAGTAVRFEPGIPVDVELVPLTGARVVPGLRGETGGALDA
- a CDS encoding TetR/AcrR family transcriptional regulator, translating into MARVTQEHLDARRRQILDGAALCFARNGFHATSMQDVLKEVGLSAGAVYRYFSGKEELIGAIVGEVLDEVGGVFESAAEQSPPPLPDEMIPRLLATLKEVRPGVVHNGEWIFPRLMLQVWTETLRNEDLAAMVHTGYATVRAAWVKVVEGYKDAGLISEDADPDAMARVMIALAQGFAAQMAVFGEIPPETLRDGLRAMVSMRDPRSPA
- a CDS encoding C40 family peptidase, translating into MTALNRVPSLMVRAGTASALTIAAVGGSIVAPGFSSEASAATHGTKALQIAASKKGSPYRYGATGPHRFDCSGLTLYSFKKAGKKLPRTAAQQYNKTRHISAKNRKAGDLVFFHSGSNVYHVGIYAGKNKLWHAPKSGDVVRLQKIWTKSVWYGRVK
- a CDS encoding LysR family transcriptional regulator, which gives rise to MYDPTRLAALVAVAEAGSITRAAERLGYTPPALSQQLAKLEREAGSALLVRHHRGARLTGAGELLVARARRVLDELELARHELARLAGLSGGVLRLGTFQTAGIHLLPPVLSAFRRAHPDVELSVADYEPPAGVTAVAAGEIDLALTHTYQPGDALALPASVRVDPVLVEELVLVTAPGHALADGASRLPLSELAGQPLISMAPEHPSRQGVEAALARAGASPSVLVSTPGYALVCALVSAGLGVGVVPEMVARTSVTPVGVRPLGAGELRRTISVAYRGEEAAPAVEAFRALLRGVFGRARHTSQTR
- a CDS encoding LysE family translocator, with product MDAQLIAFTGVAAGMVAMPGADFTVVVRNALVSRRAGVACALGIAGGLLLHTALAVAGVAAVLAAVPALFRALQVLGGGYVLYLGVRTLWSLRRPRAVAAEATGTVSSAARPLRQGFVTNALNPKAPITFLSLLPQFVPAGSPVLPRTLLLALIVVVLALLWFPAVALLVDRLGRWLREPRAARAVEGVTGAALTLLGVLLLLEPLRAA
- a CDS encoding DUF397 domain-containing protein, whose translation is MRALPRHVPSSIELHGVRWLRSSYSTGANNCVETACPDTPPWAGLLAVRDSKAPAGPALFFSPKSWAEFTAAVDRI
- a CDS encoding urease subunit gamma, giving the protein MQLTPHEQERLLIHVAADVAEKRRARGLRLNHPEAVALITSHILEGARDGRTVAELMSSGRTLLTRDDVMEGVPEMIHDVQVEATFPDGTKLVTVHEPIV
- a CDS encoding DUF6328 family protein, with amino-acid sequence MAEHRPCTARGETPLQRADRNFVELLQELRVTQTGVQILFAFLLSLAFTSRFTSLDTVQRVTYVITLLLAVLAAALFTAPAALHRSLFQQGAKPRIVQVSSRLATTGLIVLVFAFSGSVLLVVDVTTSRTGGIAAGAATFLVCVGLWGLLPRLVRRTGLREETHGSPGRPEATVEEPASQGTARVPAPLGGTIRQPSGVREGAAHREASARRR
- a CDS encoding ATP-binding protein; this encodes MADHLEASVTLPSDPASVSAARAYVVGTLAEWGLPTDTEVSESIRLIISELATNAVQHTFGQSPTFTVDVELDRDEHLRIGVTDSHPRLPRRLPAAVQQDNGRGLVIIRWLTAEYGGRLRIRPTREGGKTISIELPWTVPARPVTAAGQQEP
- a CDS encoding ABC transporter permease, whose protein sequence is MSATPTRRLIAVVALVPVLAALALWAFAWPAARTAPRDLPLGVAGPPAATARVEKQLEQREGAFEIHHYADGAAARDAVEDRTVYGAVVVTPQGPELLTASAAGPAIAQFLQQAVTQQAAAEGIQVRTVDVVATPASDPRGAAFNAAALPLALAGIAAGAVVTVLGLRGVRAVTALLGASALVGVVAAGIAHSWLGALTGDWWTEAAVLGLSALAVSGAVAGLAALVGTAGVGIAGAVVMLLGNPFSGAASAPQMLPEPAGAIGQRLPPGAGTTLLRSVSYFDGAAATGPALTLTWWAALGLGAVLLGSALRARKARSEAAADGRELAAVG
- a CDS encoding type II toxin-antitoxin system Phd/YefM family antitoxin — protein: MAYEIPVTQARAELADLINRVVYGGERVVVTRHGKPLVALVSADDLRRLEEGAELAEPTEEQVISAVSTVREVASAPRERQRFGIAAEHRGAEPT
- a CDS encoding helix-turn-helix domain-containing protein, encoding MQHGPAVRRRKLGAELRALRTSAGLTSGEAARLVGWHQSKVSRIETGTSGVKPADVRLLLDAYAVADTQLRELLMVLAGSEDSGGRHHWWHAYRGVLPPTYRDFISLESQAGAMRTLETTVVPGLLQTPEYARAVTKAAVEGLSEDRLDTLVEVRLARQDVLRADPPLELSAVLDEAVLRREVGGPGVMARQLERLVEAARLPQVRLQVLPFAAGAHIGVTGPFVIFSFSSTSDLDVVVLDHLTSSLYLERKEDLQAYTEAFNALQIHALSPEDSLDFIAGTAAGA
- a CDS encoding ATP-dependent Clp protease proteolytic subunit; translation: MTRPSARYVLPEFTERTASGQRTMDPYSKLLEGRIVFLGAPVDETSANDVMAQFMYLEHQAPDRDISLYINSPGGTFHALTAIYDTMQYIACDVETVCLGQAGAAASVLLAAGTPGKRSVLPDARLVIHQPALPEPVRGQASDLAIQAEELTRVRTRMEEMLARHTGRTREQVSADIERDKVLTAQAAVEYGLVDRIVPNRKATLAPPTGE